In Zingiber officinale cultivar Zhangliang chromosome 9B, Zo_v1.1, whole genome shotgun sequence, the genomic window GCGACCACCTCCACCTTCCTCGAGATCGTCATCTCCTGCTGCAGCAATGAGTCCACCACGTGCGGGAGATCAAGCACGATGCACTTCACCTGCGGGAAGGCCTCCGCCACCGCCGCCGCCATCCCGCCTGTGCCCCCTCCCACGTCCACCAACGACGTTAGGCTGCTGAAGATGTGGCCGCCGTGCTCGTCCCCGACGAGCACCTGCGCGACCAGGCGAGTGTCGCAGGCCATCGCCTCGTTCAGCAGAACGTTGAACGCGGGGCTTCGTGCCGCGATCTCGAACGGCGTCGCCGCGTGCTCCGCCTCGAAAGAGGTGGAAACGTCGTCCGGCGAGGTCAACCACCGGCTTAGGCTTTGCCATGGGTTCACTAGCAAAGGGTCGAGCATAAAGCGTAGCAAAGGCGTGAGACTCTCTGTTTGACTCTGCACAAGAAGGGAAGCAGAGATGGGAGTGAGGCCGTAGGCTTCTTCTACCTCGTCGAGCTTTGATCTCGTGAAGAAGCCGGACTGGACGAGGAGGCACATGAGGCGGCGGAAGGGGTCAGTTTTGGCCGGCGGGATGGACAGTTGGGAGAGGAGAGCAGAGAGAGGGATCATGGGGTGATGGTGATTTCTGGTATTGCCTTGGTTGATGACGTCTGCGATTCTGAGGTCGACGGCGCACTTGAGGGCCATGGAGTTGATGTGGGCGAGCGCGGTGTTCAAGAGATGGGCGTGGGCATCCCACAGCAGCTGCTGCTGCTCCTTTTCATCACTATTGCTTTGCTGCTTCGGCGGCAATGATCTCATATTGTTCCTCTCGACGATGCCGGGCTATGTCTCTTCGTATTTCCTTTCTCCTATATATAAACAAACGTACGTGAATCATATGAAAGGCATTttccaacaaaaaaaaacaatgtaTTGATGTGTAATTCACGTTGCGGCATTTTTTTTGttctaataattaaataaatagataaaataccATGCACGTACTCGTGGGATAAAATAGTAAATTTCTGGAGATAGAAACAAAAACATGAATAAGTACGAGCCATTTGTAAATTAACTAATATGTGGTTTGaggaattttctttttaaaaaataaataaaacataaaatacCACATGGGATACAATAATAATTTCTTTATAGGTGGAAACTGGAAACCGAAACATGAATGAATATAATATAATCCTTTTTAGAAATTAGTATATTATTTTTTAGCTGCAGTAAATGGATATATAGTAACATAATTCGTTGGAACGGTCAAAATGGGCATTCAGGCACAAGAACTCTCACGCCGTTCTAAAGTTgtgataaataacatggtttaATTTGGGATGCCATTCTTAGAGGTTATAATAGCCCAAGAATGGAACGGCTAGAACCGAACAGACATCTTAATTAATTGATTTAGAACTTTGGATTTCAATTTTTTAAGATCGgactttatttttatttaaaccaacgtcttaattaattgattaagaagggttgaatatcattttttttactaaCTTTACTTTTCTTTCCATCTTTTAATGGTTtatctatatttaaaaaaaaatcacatgcACTATCACATGATGTTTTTTCTCAGTTTTGTCGATagtattgattaattgattaagaagtcTGGGATTACTTTTCATTAACGGATGTCTTGATTAATTACTTAAGAAGCTTTGGATATAATTGTTTATTAACTTTgcttttttttaatcatttaatgttttgtctatattttaaaaaaaaaatcacatgcacagtcatataatattttttttcctaccCATTGTCAATAATACGTCCggcttgattaattgattaagaagtcTTGGACtccaattttttataatttaactttacttttaatgtattgattaattgattaagaagctTTGAATACCATATTTTTTACTAactttgcttttttttttcaatcttttaGGCTCTATTTATTTAGGAGTAatgtaattaagtttttaatataataaaatttgtaatataatataatataattaatattacatTACTATGTTTGGATAAAGAGTTTTATATAATATAATCAAGTTTATaatgtaataaaatttataatgtaatgtaatataattaaaattacatTGTTAAGTTTAatcaaaaaatttaatactatgtagattacattcttttatttaatgttcattattttttataagaaatgtaattcatattattataaaataatatcaaTGTAACTCTCCTTGTAGATGCATTGTAAGTTATCTATGACTTTCGTCAactacatgtacatttctttgtgTGTCTACTCTCTCCTTCATCACTTCCTTCTCTGTCAATCTAGAGACATCAGATCCCAGATTAATTGATTCAAGTGAATTGATTGATTGTTTTGAAAATGAATTACTTGAGCTGATTCATGGAAGATTAGAGAATCTCAAGCTCCATGGCAGGATCATGCTTCTACAGGAAGCGCCAGCCTTATGTCTATTGTAGGGTGGTGAAGTCCCTGGTTGCCACTGCCAGGCAACGCTAGAAGAGTCGTGACGCATCGCAAAGCATGGCCAGCTTTAGCCCGTCCATGACCATCGTCAGACTTACACACTGGGCTACCACTGCTGCTTCAATCTGTTACTTCAACCACCGAACCCTATAAGCATGCGCCAACACCAATAGTGCCCTCCTTCACCTCCTCCCTCTGCCAACTCTTCCAGTGCATTCTAAATCAACATCGACACatccaattaattaatttaataaaaaatatatcaaattatATCTATTCACTGCTCGAGAATAGATCAAGATGTCGTCGCACCTAGAAGAGTAAAGGCATTGAACAAAGACGATGACAGCATTGTGAGTGGCGCTAAGGATGTGTTCTAGCGTTGTCACCACCTTTATATGAATTGCCCAGCATCAGCTCCAACACTGATGATGTCGAAGGCTGATTAATAATCAATCaatatttgacatttaaattaTAGTTAAATATTGGACTTGGAATGTACTTAGATTACATTTTATTCAGATTATAAAactttattacttttataattcaGAATACATTACATTACAACTTTAAAATTGCACTAAATAAAGTAATCAA contains:
- the LOC122024984 gene encoding trans-resveratrol di-O-methyltransferase-like, which produces MRSLPPKQQSNSDEKEQQQLLWDAHAHLLNTALAHINSMALKCAVDLRIADVINQGNTRNHHHPMIPLSALLSQLSIPPAKTDPFRRLMCLLVQSGFFTRSKLDEVEEAYGLTPISASLLVQSQTESLTPLLRFMLDPLLVNPWQSLSRWLTSPDDVSTSFEAEHAATPFEIAARSPAFNVLLNEAMACDTRLVAQVLVGDEHGGHIFSSLTSLVDVGGGTGGMAAAVAEAFPQVKCIVLDLPHVVDSLLQQEMTISRKVEVVAGDMFEFIPHADAVLLKWVLHDWSDEDCVRILQRCKEAIPCKMRGGKVIIIEMVMEQSEYDDIDRDQGKSSSSDYKMQQTKPLFDLYIMGATPGKERCEAEWRNIFTAAGFTDYKMMTTLGLRSVMEVYYD